The sequence GTGGGTAGCCCCGAGTCGCCAGCAACGATTGGATTTTCGCCAACCGATATCAACACGATGTATATGACAATCTATCGCCAAGATCACAACGGGGAATTTCTAAAATCTGTAGATGGCGGAATGACTTGGGACGCGATTTCGAGATGGTATACACTAGATACGAATATGCACGCGGGGATGTATCCAAAAAATATTATAGTAGAAGAGGGCGACGAAACGATTTATTTCTCAAACTCGGCACGCCTGACATTTGAAGTTTCAGGACCGACGCAAAACGGAGATATGGGTGGCGTATATAAATCTACAGATGGCGGGTATAGCTGGGATCGAATTACAGCAGGGCTGCCACATGTGGGAAGCGTATTTGGGCTTGCTAGAAAATCGGAAACTGAGTTTTACGCAGGATCGACATCCTGGAGATCTGTTCCTATAAAGGCCGCAAAAATGGGAGCCAACACTTTAAACGTGTGGGAAGTGACCGGAGTAACAGATGCGACAAATCGCGTATATCCGAAAAAAATCCAGACCAACAGCGGTGATGACATCAAGACTCAGGATGTTGCCGCACTAGCAGGAAATGGAATCGGAATGGAGCAGACTGTTCCAAACCTTACGCCGAATACGAAGTATTACCTCGACGCTGTTGTGCGAACTGAGGGAGAAGAAGTGGGGACGTTATACGCAAAGAGCTTGGACGGCACCGTCATTGCAGAAGCAGATTTTGCAAGCCCAGGAGTTTCTGATGCAAAGGGAGTATTTTTTGAAACTGGTGACGACGAAACATCGGTAACAATTGGCGTCGAAAAGAAAACAGGAGCGGGCGAGGTGTACGTCGATAACTTCTATTTGAGAGCGGCAGGAGGGTTATATAAATCCACCGATGCAGCAGAAAACTGGGTAGCCGTCGATACATTTCCAGAAGTCGCACAAGTCAATGCAATCGAAATTATTCACGATAAAATTTACGTAACAGCAGGTGATGAATACTCTGGAGGCGATGTTGGAGGGTTATGGGTTAGCGAAGACGACGGGCTAAGCTGGGAGAAGTTGTTTGAGATGCCATATGTTATGGGAATTACGGTGCATCCGCATTATCCTGAAAAGATGATGGTATTGGTAGCAGATGGACAGGCGAATTATGGTGCGATAAATACGGGAATATATTTAAGCGATGACGGCGGTGCAAGCTGGGATAAAATTAATAAGGGGCTGGGCAACCCATCGCAAGTCTATGACATGTCGTTTGATCCGGATCCAACAAAGCTCGATACTATATGGGCAACGAGCAGTGGCGGCGGATTTTATAAGGGAACTATTTCGTCGGCAACAAAAAACGTCGCGTATGCAGGAGAGCTCCTACTATCTAATGAAGACTTTCCGGCAGGGGCCACGGTCAAACTGGACGCTACCATTTCTGATGCAACAAACTATACAATAACGTTAAGTAGCGCTGCGGACATCAAAGTTCTGACATCTAATATTTTGGAAAATGATGGCAATACCGTAAGTTTTGAATTCATTATGCCTAATAGAGATGTCGATGTGTTAGCAGATTTTAAATTTATTTTAAAATAGTATAGGGAGGTTATATTTATGAAGAAATGGGGAATGATTTTGGCAGCACTAACCATGTCTACTTCGGCATTTGCAGCGCCGTCGTATAGCTTCGATGTAGAATATTTTGAAACACTAAACAAGCAAAAGGTGATCTCGGAGGACTATATTAAATGGGAACAGTTTGCTCCCGGAAACGCAGGATATTCTGAGGCAGTAAATATTCACCCGACTGATCCTAATACGCTATTTAATTCGCCAGATATGGGAAATCATTATGTATCGCACGACCAGGGAAACAAGTTTTTGAGCATGGATGATGTGGATCAGTCGATCGAGTTTAATTCAAATCCTTCTATATTTCATGGCTTGGATTTTTCGAGGCAAGACGCAGATTTTGGGATAGCAGGTGGATCGGGGTTGTGGGTAACTCATAACAGGGGCGATAACTGGAGCTACATGCCTGGAGTGGGTGGACGCCTCGGAGCTGTTGCTGTGGATCCGACAGATGATAACATATGGTATGCTGGAACAGGTAGGTTTTGGAACATCAAAAAAAATTATACTACGCACATGAAACCTCATGGCGTGGAGCCGGCATTGATGTCGGGGTTATATAAAACGTCAAATAAGGGAGCAAAATGGGGCAGGTTATCTAATACGCAAATTCCGGATGAGGCAGAATTTTCACAAATTTTGGTAAATCCGTTTAATCCGCTTGAAGTTTACGCGGGAACATCGTATGGGCTATATAAAAGCGTGGATGCAGGCAAAACGTTTATAAAGTTAGATATCAATATGGATAAAGAGATAAATGATTCTAGCGATTTGGTGCGCGATGTACAAATGTATGTGGATGAGAAAAATCAGAATATTTCTCTAGTTGCGATATCTCAGATTCGATATTTTTTGGATGGCGAAGCGAGAAGCATCGGGCAGACGGGAGGCATAGTTCGAAGCGACGACGGTGGCGCAACCTGGATTGATATCACGGGGGATATGGGGTTCAATCTGCAGGAGGCTCACGACGCAACTATGGCAGCGACGGGCAATAACTATGTAAAAAGCTGGTTCTATAGCTTTGTGGGCAAATACTTTAATGGAATGCCAGAGTTCCCTGATGCAAAGAACAACGGCGCCATGGCTGCAGCTATTACAAAAAAGTATCCAAACTTGCCTACAAACTACATTCCGAACTTCGATAGGATTGCAATAGACCCGACCAATCCAGATAAAATTTACGTTTCGCACAACCCAACTCATGGCGCGTCTTTGCGAATGGGAGACGTATGGACAACTGATGACGGCGGAGCGCACTGGTATGTTGCCACTCGAACTGGTCGGGGTTGGATAGACGCATCGGAGTATTGGGCGGAGTCCGGAAAAGTCGCTGCCGATGCCGATCTAACAAAACCCAACGTAACGTATCATCATGCGGGAGAGGCATATTATTATGATGAGATTTATACTACACAGGGAGCGCGAGATTTGGACATCGGGCCCGATGGAACGGTTTATGTGATGTTTCGAAGCCTTGTAAAATCCACAGATGGCGGAGCAACATGGGAGCAAATCGATGTTAAATATAGAGAAGATGGTTCGATGACGGGCACCGGTGGCTCCAATATGCCTGGCGGTGTTATTGTAACAGATCCGCGAGATCCGAGCTTGATGTATTTGGGAACCGATGAAAACGGAACATTTAAGGTGGTAGACAAAGGAGCTGCAGATGCTCCGGCATATATCAAGCATTTGGCCAATTCTCCAGCAGCACCTGCGGGCATTGCAATATCCCCTGACGATATCAACACCATGTATATGACAATTTTGAGACAACACGGGAAAGGCGAAGTTTTTAGGTCAACAGATGCGGGCGAAAATTGGAGCTCCATCTCCAAAGTCTATAGCGTATCTAATATTTATGATATGTCACCAGGCGTATTTATAATCGATCCTAATGATGCGAACACGATGTACTTTACGGTTTCTTCCGACAGGATTCACGAATCAGCCAATAGCATTAACAAGGAGACAGCGCATCGAGGCGTATGGAAATCTACTGATGGGGGCTATAATTGGGTGCAAAAGAATGTTGGATTGCCAACTGACGCTAGTCCATACGAATTGGTATTTGACCCGAGTGATTCTAATATTTTGTATACCGGAATGTTGCTCAGCCAGGAAGCGATTACTGCAGTAGATGGAAAAGCTGGCGTGGGGATGTATGTATCCTATGATGGGGCAGAGAGCTGGGAATTGATGAAAGGGCTTCCAAAGGAAGTTGAGCAAGTAAACGATATTACATTCGACTCTGACGGAAACCTCTACATTGCGGCAGGATGGAAAGATAGAAGCCAGGATAGCGGAGGTGTTTGGGTGCGCAAGGCGGGGGCATCTGTATGGCAAAAGATATTTGAGCTGCCCAATGTTACGCGCATTGACTTTGATAAAAATCATCTCAATAGGCTTATCGTGCTTACTAGACCAAGCTCTACAAACTCGAAGAAGGTTTTGAATAATGGCATCTATATTTCTGAAAATTATGGGAATACTTGGAAAAAGGTTAATATGGGTGTAGGAAATCCTACCAAAGTCTATGATGTGGAGTTCGATTCGGAGGATCCGCAAATTGTGTGGCTATCGCATCATGCTGGTGGGTATTATAAAGGTTATATAGAAGAGCTAGATGAGGCTTTTTATAAATTTGATTAGGGCAAGAGCCTTGTAAAACCTTTAGTTTTTGCTAGAATAGGGATACTTGATACTAAAGGAGTTTTGTGTATGAAAAGAATGGCATATGCAGTTTTAAGTAGTGCGGTGTTAATTTCTTCGGTGCTGTATGCGGAAGAGATATATATACTGCCCGAAAGTGATAGCGCGTATCTAAATTGGGAGGATATCGATCATCTTACAGCAACTCAGGCCCGACTGGCACGCAATGAGATTTATGCTCGTCATGGCTATATTTTTGTAGATCATGAGCTTGATGCCTATTTTAGAAATCAGTCGTGGTATATTCCGTCTACATTAGAGCAAGAGTTTGATGTGAAGAAGTTGTCGGAACTTGAGCAGTATAATGTTCATTTGTTAAAGATGTATGAACATTCCGGAGATACGGCGCAGCTATCGTTTTCGTCGAGTCCGACAGAGTATATCGTTCCTCTTAGTAGCGCGGTCTATTTGGAGACAAAGGACATTGACCACCTCACTTTGGAGCAAGCGGGCATTGCTAAAAACGAGATCTTCGCGAAACATGGATGTATTTTTGACTCCGTCGATTTGGAGGCTTATTTTGTTGCCAGAACTTGGTATAATCCTTCTGTGAAAGCAGATCATTTTAATGTGGATGTATTTAGCGTTATCGAAAAGCACAACATCGAGTTGCTAGAAGCCTATATTGCAGCGGGGGTTGAGCCATCTCCGGGATCTATTGTCGCACCGCAAACTAATGCGTACTATGCAGATGCAACGATGTATACCAAATTTACCGAAAACGTTATTGGTTTTGATTTTGTAAGTTTTTATGACAGATATTTTAATGACATGGCTAGCGTTGCCTCGTTTGTAGAGCAATATAAATTTGATGTTCAAAACACGACTGACTTGTCTTTGGCGGCGGTTAACGATGACGCGACCACGCTATATGTAAAATTAAATGCTGTTGCGGAGAAACTAAAGCCATCTATAGTCTATGCAAAGGTACCAGATTATAATATCAACCTAACTGATGCGCGCGAGATGCTTTTTGCGGAGGCTCATGAATGGCAAGAAGATACGCACTATGTGGTTAGCAGCTTTGAGGATGGTGTAGCTGTTAGCTACTTTTTTAATTTAAACTCTCTTCGATACCCAAATCCCAGCGTGGATTATATCACTATAACAAAGGATGAGTATCATTAATGTTTTGCTGTATTTTTTGAATGCTGCCCCTTGAAATTGTTTGCAGACTCATGATATGCTCTGAAAGCAAATTTATATAAGAAAGGTGACATAAATATGTTAATAGTTCAAAAATACGGAGGTAGCTCAGTTGCGAACGCACAGCGAGTTCTCAATGTGGCCAATCGCATTGCTAAGACTTACCGTGCAGACAACCAAGTTATAGTGGTTCTTTCGGCTCAAGGCGATACAACAGACGACTTAATTGCAAAAGCAAAGGAAATTAATCCCAATCCGTCAAAGCGAGAAATGGACATGCTTTTAACTACGGGCGAGCAACAATCGGTGGCGCTTATGGCAATGGCGCTAGAAACACTTGGCGTTCCGGCAGTATCACTTAATGCATCGCAGGTTAAAATGCATACATCTCGCGACTATGGTGTTGCTAGAATAAATAAGATAGATACCAACAGAATTGAATCTGAGTTATATCGACGCAATGTTGTAATAATCACCGGTTTTCAGGGAGTTAATAGATACGATGACCTAACAACTTTGGGACGCGGGGGCTCGGACACAACAGCTGTTGCGATAGCGGCGGCCACACATGCGGATAAATGTGAAATCTATACCGATGTGGATGGAGTTTATACAGCAGATCCGAGAGTTGTCCCTGATGCTAGAAAGTTAGATCAAATCACGTATTCTGAGATGTTGGAATTAGCATCTTTGGGAGCAAAAGTGCTTCATAATCGATCAGTAGAGATGGC is a genomic window of Candidatus Epulonipiscium viviparus containing:
- a CDS encoding YARHG domain-containing protein: MKRMAYAVLSSAVLISSVLYAEEIYILPESDSAYLNWEDIDHLTATQARLARNEIYARHGYIFVDHELDAYFRNQSWYIPSTLEQEFDVKKLSELEQYNVHLLKMYEHSGDTAQLSFSSSPTEYIVPLSSAVYLETKDIDHLTLEQAGIAKNEIFAKHGCIFDSVDLEAYFVARTWYNPSVKADHFNVDVFSVIEKHNIELLEAYIAAGVEPSPGSIVAPQTNAYYADATMYTKFTENVIGFDFVSFYDRYFNDMASVASFVEQYKFDVQNTTDLSLAAVNDDATTLYVKLNAVAEKLKPSIVYAKVPDYNINLTDAREMLFAEAHEWQEDTHYVVSSFEDGVAVSYFFNLNSLRYPNPSVDYITITKDEYH
- a CDS encoding aspartate kinase — protein: MLIVQKYGGSSVANAQRVLNVANRIAKTYRADNQVIVVLSAQGDTTDDLIAKAKEINPNPSKREMDMLLTTGEQQSVALMAMALETLGVPAVSLNASQVKMHTSRDYGVARINKIDTNRIESELYRRNVVIITGFQGVNRYDDLTTLGRGGSDTTAVAIAAATHADKCEIYTDVDGVYTADPRVVPDARKLDQITYSEMLELASLGAKVLHNRSVEMAKKYHVELVVRSSLNESEGTIVKEETEVEKMLISGVAGDDNVARVSLLKITDKPGKAFEVFNTLAKNKINVDIIIQSVATDGKRNISFSIDKDSLDDVKKIVNANLNIWGVAGVEYEENIAKVSVVGAGMVSNSGVASKVFEAMYDANININIISTSEIKISILIEKDDMKRAMRAIHDKFNLSNN